The following coding sequences lie in one Futiania mangrovi genomic window:
- a CDS encoding branched-chain amino acid ABC transporter permease, with the protein MDLILLLELAINGVFIGLMYALVAAGIVLIYKTSGIANLAQGALAMMGAYVTWALATLAGLPMWLSIPVALAAMFATGILTERLALRRMIGQPVIMVIMLTLGLEIMLRGLLPGIFGAAVKRLDLGIPNAPLFVGDLLINRAILIGGSISFALILASVFFFNSRLGIMMRAVSDDQGASWSVGIRVERAIAIAWGLSAMMATTAGVLWGSTQGVDWSLSLLLIKALAIAILGGLDSIVGVIIAGILVGLAESLATGILDPIIGGGTRDVVASVIILLTLLLRPHGLFGREHIERV; encoded by the coding sequence ATGGACCTGATCCTTCTCCTCGAGCTGGCGATCAACGGCGTCTTCATCGGCCTGATGTACGCGCTCGTCGCCGCCGGTATCGTGCTGATCTACAAGACGTCGGGCATCGCCAACCTGGCGCAGGGCGCGCTCGCCATGATGGGGGCCTATGTCACGTGGGCGCTGGCGACGCTCGCCGGCCTGCCGATGTGGCTGTCGATCCCGGTGGCGCTGGCGGCGATGTTCGCCACCGGCATCCTGACGGAACGGCTGGCGCTGCGCCGCATGATCGGCCAGCCGGTCATCATGGTCATCATGCTGACGCTCGGCCTGGAGATCATGCTGCGCGGCCTGCTGCCGGGCATCTTCGGCGCGGCGGTGAAACGGCTGGACCTCGGGATTCCCAACGCACCGCTCTTCGTCGGCGATCTTCTCATCAACCGGGCAATCCTGATCGGAGGCTCGATCTCCTTCGCGCTGATCCTGGCCTCGGTCTTCTTCTTCAATTCCCGCCTCGGCATCATGATGCGCGCCGTTTCCGACGATCAGGGGGCCTCCTGGTCGGTCGGCATCCGGGTGGAGCGCGCGATCGCCATCGCCTGGGGCCTCTCCGCCATGATGGCGACGACGGCGGGCGTGCTGTGGGGCTCCACGCAGGGCGTGGACTGGTCGCTGTCGCTGCTGCTGATCAAGGCGCTGGCGATCGCGATCCTGGGCGGCCTCGACTCAATCGTCGGCGTGATCATCGCGGGCATCCTTGTCGGCCTCGCGGAGAGCCTGGCGACCGGCATCCTCGATCCCATCATCGGCGGCGGCACGCGCGACGTGGTCGCGTCCGTCATCATCCTGCTCACGCTGCTTTTGCGCCCGCACGGGCTCTTCGGCCGCGAACACATCGAGAGGGTCTGA
- a CDS encoding branched-chain amino acid ABC transporter permease, with protein sequence MFYRRAGISHTRYQDERQIWPLPLDRFLVAAVFVLLLAAPFLVDRLYLVSYLVPWVIWSTAALGLNLLMGGAGQIHLGYGAVIAIGAYGSVHLVRAGVPFEIAMIAGGLLSAGIGIVFGAAALRVKGLYLAMATLAMQYIVDFVIIQFPAISGGTQATLQVPPVTFFGIPVTGDVAPYYVALFVCVVVTLFMLNVKRTSFGRALAAVREKDYAAAIIGVSTFRFKMLAFWVSSFIGGVVGSVLAVCYYRAISPDQFHLDLSIQLVAMVIVGGLGSVLGSFFGVALILFAPIVLNQVIGFLATELGLAISMDLRSHLPLVLYGILIIGFLLWEPLGLSKIYNNARNYFLVWPFRHARH encoded by the coding sequence ATGTTCTACCGCCGCGCCGGGATCAGCCACACCCGCTACCAGGACGAGCGCCAGATCTGGCCGCTGCCGCTCGACCGCTTCCTGGTGGCGGCGGTGTTCGTCCTGCTGCTGGCCGCACCCTTCCTCGTCGACCGGCTCTACCTCGTCAGCTACCTGGTGCCCTGGGTGATCTGGTCGACCGCGGCGCTGGGCCTCAACCTGCTTATGGGTGGGGCGGGGCAGATACACCTCGGCTACGGCGCGGTCATCGCCATCGGCGCCTACGGTTCCGTGCATCTGGTGCGGGCGGGCGTGCCCTTCGAGATCGCCATGATCGCCGGCGGCCTGCTGAGTGCGGGTATCGGCATCGTCTTCGGAGCCGCCGCGCTCCGGGTGAAGGGGCTCTATCTCGCCATGGCGACGCTCGCCATGCAGTACATCGTGGACTTCGTTATCATCCAGTTCCCGGCGATCAGCGGGGGCACGCAGGCGACGCTGCAGGTGCCGCCGGTGACCTTCTTCGGAATTCCGGTGACGGGCGACGTGGCACCCTACTACGTGGCGCTGTTCGTCTGCGTGGTGGTGACGCTCTTCATGCTGAACGTGAAGCGCACGAGCTTCGGGCGCGCGCTGGCGGCGGTGCGCGAGAAGGACTACGCCGCCGCGATCATCGGCGTCAGCACCTTTCGCTTCAAGATGCTGGCGTTCTGGGTCAGCTCCTTCATCGGGGGCGTGGTCGGTTCGGTGCTGGCGGTCTGCTATTACCGCGCGATCTCGCCCGACCAGTTTCACCTCGACCTGTCGATCCAGCTGGTGGCGATGGTGATCGTGGGCGGTCTCGGCTCGGTGCTCGGCTCCTTCTTCGGCGTGGCGCTCATCCTGTTCGCACCCATCGTGCTGAACCAGGTCATCGGCTTCCTGGCAACCGAGCTGGGGCTGGCGATCTCGATGGACCTGCGCTCGCACCTGCCGCTCGTTCTCTACGGCATCCTGATCATCGGCTTCCTGCTGTGGGAGCCGCTGGGCCTGTCCAAGATCTACAACAACGCGCGCAACTATTTCCTCGTTTGGCCCTTCAGGCATGCCAGGCATTGA
- a CDS encoding ABC transporter substrate-binding protein has protein sequence MSVTRRTVLQGAALAALVSQVPVTRAFAQDKVIRFAMPQDFTRIYTFVTSEYSQGQRDYISLVNGRGGINGYTILADVSDHGNDMPRAIEAYERAKAEGAVLIDPLSTPVARALVPRVLEDKINLITAFSGRSDAADGSVFPYVLPLTPNYWTQAGLLIDFFRQQDGDLKGKTICFVHIDTPFGKEPLPILEKLAEKEGFKLQAFPYTPPGNDQSAIWPQVRRARPDWVMFWGAAVGQTVALTEAIRNGLPMDRVSSSVWISESDMEVVGKADTKGVLKVEPCASGRDPQIIQDILKEVVDAGKGAGPKEKVGTSYYNYGVMLAALMVEGVRMAFEKNPNGPINGEWMNAGLRSITNFDAGGFIPPTTVTPEDHQGGGKARIARWDGEKFVPATDWYSANQDVVWEEVRKYSAQFKATGK, from the coding sequence ATGTCGGTTACACGTCGTACGGTTCTCCAGGGCGCGGCGCTCGCCGCCCTGGTCTCGCAGGTCCCGGTCACGCGCGCCTTCGCGCAGGACAAGGTGATCCGCTTCGCGATGCCGCAGGACTTCACGCGCATCTATACGTTCGTGACGTCCGAATACAGCCAGGGGCAGCGCGATTACATCAGCCTCGTGAACGGCCGCGGCGGGATCAACGGCTACACGATCCTTGCCGACGTCTCCGACCACGGTAACGACATGCCGCGCGCGATCGAGGCCTATGAGCGGGCCAAGGCCGAGGGCGCCGTCCTGATCGACCCGCTGTCGACGCCGGTCGCGCGTGCGCTCGTGCCGCGCGTGCTGGAGGACAAGATCAATCTCATCACGGCCTTCTCCGGGCGCTCGGACGCGGCGGACGGATCCGTCTTCCCCTATGTGCTGCCGCTGACGCCGAACTACTGGACGCAGGCCGGCCTGCTGATCGACTTCTTCCGCCAGCAGGACGGCGACCTGAAGGGCAAGACGATCTGCTTCGTGCACATCGACACGCCCTTCGGCAAGGAGCCGCTGCCAATCCTTGAGAAACTGGCCGAGAAGGAAGGCTTCAAGCTGCAGGCCTTCCCCTATACGCCGCCCGGCAACGACCAGTCGGCGATCTGGCCGCAGGTGCGGCGCGCGCGCCCCGACTGGGTGATGTTCTGGGGTGCGGCCGTGGGCCAGACGGTGGCACTGACGGAGGCGATCCGCAACGGCCTGCCGATGGACCGCGTGTCCTCTTCCGTCTGGATCTCGGAATCCGACATGGAGGTCGTCGGCAAGGCCGACACCAAGGGCGTCCTCAAGGTCGAGCCCTGCGCATCCGGCCGCGATCCGCAGATCATCCAGGACATCCTCAAGGAGGTCGTGGACGCTGGAAAGGGCGCCGGACCGAAGGAGAAGGTCGGCACCAGCTACTACAACTATGGTGTCATGCTGGCCGCGCTCATGGTCGAGGGCGTGCGCATGGCCTTCGAGAAGAACCCGAACGGCCCGATCAACGGCGAATGGATGAACGCCGGTCTGCGGTCGATCACCAACTTCGACGCCGGCGGCTTCATCCCGCCGACGACGGTGACGCCGGAAGACCACCAGGGCGGCGGGAAGGCCCGCATCGCGCGCTGGGACGGCGAGAAGTTCGTGCCCGCCACCGACTGGTACTCGGCGAACCAGGACGTGGTGTGGGAGGAGGTCCGCAAGTACTCCGCCCAGTTTAAGGCAACCGGCAAGTAG